The Natrinema pellirubrum DSM 15624 region CGGCCGGGTCGCGATCGAACCCGAGGAAGCCGATCAGCCCCGCCAACGGCCGGACGAGAAAGACGATCGCGACGACCGCAACGACCGCCTCGAGGGTAAGCGGTTCCAGCAATCCGCCGACGATCGCGCCGCCGAAAAAGAGCATGATCAGCGCCATCATCACCTGTTCGGCGAACTCGCTGACCTCGTGGAGCGACCGGTTGTAGTCGTGGGAGCGCTCGTAGTGGCGGACCATCAAGGCGGCCACGAAAACGGCGATGAAGCCGTAGCCGCCGACGAGTTCGGTCGCGCCGTAGACCGCCAGGGTGCCCGCGATCGCCTCGAGGCCCTGTACCGATTCGGCGACCGGCGTGTCGGGCTCGGTGGCGAAGACGAGGCGAGCAGTCAGAGCGCCGAGGACGATCCCGACGACGACGCCGACGACGATCCGGTAGCCGAGGTCGACGAGCAGCCACTCGCCGATCCAGTTGCCGGGCGTGAGCCCGACCAGCGCGACGGCGATCGCGAGGTTCGTGAAGGGGAAAGCGAGCCCGTCGTTCAGCCCGGCTTCGGAGGTGAGTGCGAACCGGACCTCGTCTTCCATCCCCGCCTTTTCGTCGGCCGACTCCGCCTCGGTGCCCATCCCCGGTCCGCGGACCTGCACCTCGGAGGCCAACACGGGATCCGTCGGGGCGATACAGGCCCCCAACAGGATCGCGGTCGGAACGACGAAGCCGAGCCACCGGCCGAGCAGCGCCGCACCGGTGATCGACAGCGGCATCGTGATCGCCAGTAACCGCCAGGTCGAGGCCCACTCGCGTAGCCCGGGGACGCGGTCGATCTTCAGGCCGACGCCCATCAGGGCGACGATGACGCCGATCTCCGCGAGGTGTTCGGTCGTCGTCCCCTGCTCGAGGGGGTCCGGTGCGGGCAGTCCGATCGGCAGCCCGAAGGCGAGCATCCCGAACGCGACGAAGAAGATCGGCAAGGAGATCGCTCGATCGGAGACGAACCGCGGGAGGACCGCGACGCCGAACAGCGCGATCCCGATCACGACGAGGCCGACGGTGTACAGCTCGAGGGCCATCCGGGGTGAGCGAACCTACGAGAAATCGCCCCTTTACCCCGCTGCCGGCGCTTGCAGAACGAACCCATTTGCCCCGCGACAGCGAGAACGGGGTATGGATCGGAACGCGCCGAAAACCGGGGGTCGAACGCGGACGCGGCGGCGGTTCCTGCAAGCGGGGGCCGTCGCCACGACCGCCGCCCTCGCTGGCTGTATCGAGGAGATGGGGGCGGAGTTCCCCGAAAACGAGAAGTGGCCGACGGCGTCGTACCTCCCCTCGCTGCCCGTCACGGAACGGAGTGCGATCCTCGAGGAGCGGATCCCGGAACTCGCAAGCGCGGACATCGCCGACCCCGAGGGGCTCGGATCGGCCCTCGAGGAATACGACATGGCCGTCGAGTCGATCGAACGCGAGCGCGACGTGGTGACCCTCGAGTACGTCAATACGGACCGACACGACGAGGGCAATATCCACGACGTCGCGTTGCTCGCAGGCGGGTACGCCGCGCTGATCGAGACGGGGTACGACGCCGTCGCGCTGGGGGCGACGATCCTCGACGACGCGCCGGCATCGTACGGATCGGCGACGGTCGAGACGCCCCACGCCGAAGAGTACAACGCGGGCGAGCTGACCGCGGCCGAGTACGGCGAACTGGTGGTCTCGACGATCGAGTCACAGCGCTACGAACCCGACGTGGCCGTCTCGCCCGAGAAATAGCGTCCGTCGGTTTTGCCTCACCCACCCGTCGCCGGCTACTGGTCCGGCGGAACGTCGACGTCGGGCTCGCCGCCCGCCGCGGGCGACTCCTCGCCGGACTCGAGCGCACTCGAGAGGACGCCCGCGAGTCCGTCGGGGCCGTGGCGGTGGATCGTCCACAGCATGTTCGCGACGAACAGGCCGACGCCGACGGTGGCGAGGGCGCTGCTGACGGCGACGGCGGCCCCCGGGAGGTCGAGCAGCGGCGCGGCCGCGAGGCCGGCGAACCCGACGAGCGTGGCCCAGAAGTCGGCCCGCTCGAGGCGGTCGTCGTAGAGGTCGTCGATCATCGGGACCTGTTCGAAGCCCAGCAGGTCGCTGTAGCGTTCGATCCAGATGATGAAGGGGACGATGTGATACAGCGAGCCGATGACGACGAAGCCAAAGACGCCAAACAGCAGGAGGTTCCGCCCATCGGGGTGGCCAAAGAGCGCGTCGTAGGCGAGCGGATCGGCCCACCAGATCGGCGCGGCCAGCGCGATCCAGGCGAACAGCGCCGCGACGACGACCCAGTAGCGGGCGAGCATCGGCGACCGCTCGACGGTCGCACCGACCAGCAGTCGGGCGATAACGACCGTAAACGCGGCCAAACCGACCAGCAGTGCGACCGCGCCGGAACGGGCCAGCGGTTCGAGGGTGAGCCCGCGGCCGAGCGCGAGGGCGAGCAGCCCCGCGGGGAACGCGATCTGCTCGAGCCGGAGCAGCCACTGATCGAGCCGGTCGGGATCGGCCTGCGTGAACATCTTTCCGAGCTGGTAGAGTGCGCCGACGACGGTCGCCAGTAGGGCACCGAACAGCGCGAGCGTCGCGTGTGCGAGATGTACTTCGAACCGTGCGACGCCGACCGAGTCGAACACCGGTCGCGTGAACCCGACCGCCAGCAGGATTCCGAAGGGCGCAACGAGGGCGAACGCGGCGAGTGCGAACGCGAAGTGTCGCTCGGTGAAATCGAACGGGCGCGCGCGGGCGAGCGTCCGGCCGACGTTGTAGACGAACGTCCAGATACCCGCCAGCATCAGGGCGGCGGGAACCGGCAACGCGGCGTACGAGCCCGCGAGCAGCGCCGTCGCGAAGCCGGCCACGCCGACGACGAGCAGCCACAGCTGTGCGACCGCGAGCCGCCGCGAGTGGATCGTCACGCCGGACCAGACGGGGACGAACTGGGTCATCGCGCCCATGATCGTCACCGCGACCCAGCCCACCAGCAGCGTATGCAGGTGGGCGAGTCCCGACAGTCCGGGAAGCGACGCGACGGCCATGACGAGTCCACCGCCGACCCCGACGACCAGAAAGCCCAAGGCGAGAACGAAGTGTCGCAGCGGGATCGCCATCGGGGGCTGCTGATCGGTCCGTAACCCGCCCGGTATCCCGTTCATGTCTCGAGGTTCGGCCCGGATCGCCGTCCCCTTCTTCCCGAACACGTTCGGAGGGTACTGTTTGGCCGCTCGCCCCGTATCCGTCCCCATGCGAACGGACCAAGCGACCACCGGTGAGACGCGACCGGCCACGACAGCCGACCGAGACATCGAGACGACGACCGTGACCGTCCGCTGTACCGGCCACGTCCGGACCGCCGTCGGGACTCACGAACTCGAGTTCACCTTCGAGGGCGACCGCCTACGGGACTTCCTCGAGGACTTCTTCGCCGAGTACGACCTCGAGGACATGCTCATCGCCGAAACCGAGGCGGACGCGACCCACAGCGGCTGGGCCCCGGTGCCCGACGATCTGCCCGGGACCTGGCGCAAGAACCCCGAGGGCGACCAGACCCGGCCCTACGCTCGCGTCTGTGTCAATGGCCGCTTCAACGAACACCTCGGCGGATTCGAGACGGAACTCGACGAGGACGACCGCGTCGCCCTGATCTACCCGTTCATGTTCTGCTGTTGAGACGGGAGTGGGGCCGCGACCCTCGACGGGAACCGGGACCATGGGCGAAGACGTTCGGCTCAGGCCTTACCCCCGTCGGCGGCCGAGTGACGACTATGACCGAAGACGTCTCCGGCGTCGAACCCGTGACCCGCGGCGAACACGACGCGTCCTGGTCGGCGAACCTCGAGGGGCCCGAACACGCGATGGACCGGGACCTCATCGTCGAACAGGCGAAAGACGCGATCGTGGCGACGACCGCCGGCTACCACGTCAACCTCGTCACCCACGGCGACCACGGCCACCCCGAGACCTACCTCTGGGACGAACTCGAGGCGGCCTTCGACGGCCTCCGGCTCGAGTACGTCGATCAGTGTGGCTGTGGCGGCCACGTCACCCGCGCGCACGTCCTCGAGGAGTAGACCGACCGACGGCGACGGCCTTGCAAACGTGGGCCCGGCGGCTATTCGCTCCCGTTTCGTAGCGTCGCCGATGCGTTCTCGCACGACCTCGATCGACGACCCGGTCACCTGTCGGCACTGCGGTACGGAAAACGAACACCTGTACACGTACTGTCGCCGCTGTACTGGCCACCTGCCGGCGCGGCCCGACGCCGAGCCGGCGGTCCGGACTGAACGCCCTCCCGATCGTTCGCGTCGTCCGATTCCCCGTCAGTCAGCTCCAGCCCCGGCCGCGCCGCCGACGGCCGACCCCGTACCCGCGACCTCTTCGTCGGTGAGGTAACACTGCGGGTCCGGCGCGAACAGATCGCCCGTCGTCGCCAGCGCCCGCAGCCGCGACGCACCGCGACAGATCGACTTGTACTGGCAGTCCGCGCACTTGCCGTTCAGGCGCTCCTCGCGGTTCCGCAGGGCCGCGAGCAGCGGGTTGGACTCGTCGGTCCAGATCTCGCCGAAGGGCCGGTCGCGGACGTTCCCGAGGCTGTACCCCTGCCAGAACTGGGTGAGGTGGACGTTGCCCTGGTAGTCGACGTCGGCGATCCGCTCGCCGGTCGGGTCGCCACCGTTTCGCTCGAGGTAGTCGTAGACCGCCTGGGCCTTGGCCTCGCCGAACTCCTCGCGGGCGTACTCGACGAGATAGGCCGCGTCGGCGTAGTTGCCCACGAGCAGCGTCTCGATTTCCTCGCCGCGATCGTGGTACTCGAGCGTGAGGTCAGCGACCTGCTTGACCGCCTCGCGTTTCTCCGCGGGGGAGAGGTCGGCGTCGACGATCTCGGCCCCGCGACCGCCGTAGTCCAGATGGTAGAAACAGAACCGGTCGAGTCCTTTCTCGGCCAGCAGGTCGACGACGCCCTCGAGGTCGGGTGCGTTGGCCTCGGTGATCGTATAGCGCAGGCCGGTCTTGAGTCCGACCTCGAGGCAGTTCTCGATGCCGCGGACGGCGGCGTCGAACGCCCCTTCTTCGCCGCGGAACCGGTCGTTGCGCTCGGGGAGTCCGTCGACGGAGATGCCGGCGTACTGGAGCCCGGCGTCTTTCAGGGCCATGGCCTTCTCGCGGGTCAGCAACGTCCCGTTCGAGGATAGTACTGGGCGAACGCCCCGGTCGGCAGCGTAGCTGACGAGTTCGATCAGGTCCTCGCGAACCAGCGGCTCGCCGCCGGAGAACAGCAGGACGGGCGCGCCGAAGTCGGCGAGCTGGTCGATGAACGTCTTCGCCTCGGCCGTGGAGAACTCGCCGGTCGCCGCCTGGTTCTCCGCGCCGGCATAGCAGTGCGAACAGTAGAGGTTACACCGGCGGGTGGTGTTCCAGACGACGACCGGTCGATGCTGTTTTTCGTCGGTGATCTGGGGCTTTTTCGACTCGTCGGCCGCGTCGTAGCGCAGCCCGTCACCCTCGGCGTCGAGATCGCAGAGCAGTTTGCTGATCGAGATCACAGACTGTTCACCTCCGACGCGCCGGCCGTTTCCTTGTAGACGCGGGGTTCGTCGCTCCCGTCGTCGTCATCGTCGTTGGCCTCCTCGTCCGGCCGCTCCTCGGCGTCGGCGGCCAATCCGCGCGTCGAGAACCGTTCGACCGACTCCGCCGGACAGACCCACAGATCGACGGCGTACCAGCCGAACAACCGACCGGCGTGTTCGTGGGCTTCCGTCGCGCTGGCCGCGGCGACGCTGCCGACGTGGCGCATCGGATCGCCCGCCTCGTTGCGGACGAAGACCTCCCACTGTGGCGTCGGGTTCCCGCGTTCGTCGCTGTCGACCGGGGCGCGGCGTGCTTTCTCGACCATGTCAGTGTCTTCGGGACGAAAACGAAGGCCGTTGCGCGACCTCCCAACACGCGGGAATTCCCCTCGGCCGGCCCGAACATCTTCCGGTCTTCCCGACCCGCGGGAACAGGAGCGGCGTTTTCGGTTCGACGGTTCCGAGACTCCGCCATGCGCCCCGGCAATCTCGACACGTCCGAACGGCCGTTCGTCCTCATCTGGGAACTCACCCAGGCCTGTGGCCTCGCCTGTGACCACTGTCGGGCCGACGCCAAGCCCCAGCGCCACCCCGACGAACTCTCGACCGCCGAGGGGAAAGCGCTGCTCGAGGACGCGGCCGAGTTCGGCGACGGCCAGTTGGTCGTCCTCTCGGGCGGCGACCCGCTCGTTCGCGACGACGTCCCGGAACTGATCGCCCACGGTGACGACCTCGGCCTGCGGATGACGATCACCCCCAGCGGGACCGGCTCGCTGACCGCCGACCGGATCGAGGAGATGGCCGACGCGGGGCTCAAACGGATGGCCGTCAGCCTCGACGGGGCCTCGCCGGAGGCCCACGACGCCTTCCGCGGCGAGGACGGCAGCTTCGAGGAGACGATCAGGGCCGTCGAGGACGCCCGCGAGGCCGGGCTTCCCGTCCAGGTCAACACCACCGTCTGCCAGCAGACGGTCGCGGAACTCCCCGCGATTCGGGACCTGCTGACCGAGATCGGGGCCGTCATGTGGAGCGTCTTCTTCCTCGTCCCCGTCGGTCGTGGGCGGGTCCTCGAGCCGATCGCGCCCGATCGGGCCGACGCGGTCATGGAGTGGCTCCACGAGGTCAGCGACACCGAACCCTTCGGCGTCAAGACGACCGAAGCCCCGCAGTACCGGCGGGTCGCGATGCAGCGACGAGCCGACGAAGACGAGGGCGGTCAAAGCGGCGGCCGACCCGGCCCGGGCGACGGGATCGAACGACGGACGGGGATCGTCGCGGGCGATGGCTTCGCCTTCGTCAGCCACATCGGCGAGGTGTTCCCCTCGGGATTCCTGCCGGAGTCGGCCGGCAACGTCCGCGACCGACCGGTCACGGAGCTGTATCGCGATTCCGAGCTGTTCCGCTCGCTCCGGGACCGGGACAACCTCTCGGGCAAGTGCGGGGCCTGTCCCTACCGCCACGTCTGTGGCGGCAGCCGCTCGCGCGCGTTCGCCCACACCGGCGACCCGCTCGCCAGCGACCCGCTCTGTCCGTTCGTTCCCGAGGGCTACGACGGCCCGCTCCCCTGGGACGACACCGAAGGCGACGCTCGAGGCGTCTCAACCGGCGACTGATCGACACTCGTTCTCCGCGACGCGGACTGTCCCCTACTCGAGGACCGCTACCGGCGACTACAGAGAACAGGGGTCGAGAGAAGCGAGTCGGGGACGGTCGCGGCCGCGGTATCGCCGCCACGAAACTGGCGACCCTGGCTGACCGAACGACCACGGTGACGCGTCGATCGTTCGACGCGGCGCGACCGTCGTCCGTGACGATGGCTCGGTGCTGCCACACATCGACATACCGGTCGCGTTACCGATCGTATTCGCGGGCACGCGGCGTCGAGTATGGATGGTGGGTGGCGGTCACCGGGGTCGCTCTCCGCTCCCGGTCGACCGCCCGCAGGGTCTCGCCGACGTCGCGTGCGATCGATCGTTGGGTAGGGACCCCCTTCGCCGTTCGGGCGAAGACGTTCGTCCGCGGGCGAGCGTTACTCGAGAACGACTAACGTGTCGCCCATGTCGACGCTCTCGCCTTCCTCGACGGCGATCTGGGTGACGGTGCCGCCGCGAGAGGCGACGATGTCGTTTTCCATCTTCATGGCCTCGAGGACGACCAGCACGTCGCCGGCCGCGACCTCGTCGCCTTCCTCGACCTCGACGTCGAGGATCGTTCCCTGCATCTCGGCGTCGACGGTCTCGCCGTCGCCCTCGAGTTCGGCACCGCCGTCGTCGCCGCCGGAACCGCCCGCCGGCTCCGGTCGGCTGGCACCGCCGCCGGCCTCGACGTCGCCCGTCGGGATGGCGGGCGCGCCGTGTTCCTCGAGTTCGACCTCGAAGCGCTTGCCGTTGACCTCGACGGTGAACTCGCGCTCGGTGGACTCCTCGTCGTCCTCGCTCCCGCCGGAGCCGGTGTCGCCGCCCCACTGTTCCTGGGCCTCCTCGATACGGCTCTCGTCGAGTTCCTCGTCCAGATACTTCGTCGTGTGCGTACTCCGGACGAACTCCTCGTCGGTGAGCATCAATCGGTGGAACGGGATGATCGTCGGGATGCCCTCGATCTCGTACTCCCGGAGCGCGCGCAGCGAGCGCTCGATACACTCGTCGCGGTCCTCGCCCCAGACCACGAGCTTGGCGATCATCGAGTCGTAGTCGGTGACGAGTTCGTCGCCCTGTCGCAGGGCGTCGTCGAGTCGGACGCCGATCCCGCCCGGCGGGTCGTAGGTCTCGAGGGTCCCGCCGGTCGCGGGCGCGAAGTCGTTCGCGGCGTTCTCGGCGTTGATACGGAACTCCATCGCGTGACCGTCGATATCGACCTCGTCCTGCTCGAAGTCGATTTCCTCGCCGGCGGCGACCTCGATCTGTCGCTTGACGATGTCGAGGCCGGTGATCTGCTCGGTGACCGTGTGTTCGACCTGAATGCGGGTGTTGACCTCGAGGAAGAAGAAGTTCGCGTCGGGGCCGAG contains the following coding sequences:
- a CDS encoding cation:proton antiporter, with protein sequence MALELYTVGLVVIGIALFGVAVLPRFVSDRAISLPIFFVAFGMLAFGLPIGLPAPDPLEQGTTTEHLAEIGVIVALMGVGLKIDRVPGLREWASTWRLLAITMPLSITGAALLGRWLGFVVPTAILLGACIAPTDPVLASEVQVRGPGMGTEAESADEKAGMEDEVRFALTSEAGLNDGLAFPFTNLAIAVALVGLTPGNWIGEWLLVDLGYRIVVGVVVGIVLGALTARLVFATEPDTPVAESVQGLEAIAGTLAVYGATELVGGYGFIAVFVAALMVRHYERSHDYNRSLHEVSEFAEQVMMALIMLFFGGAIVGGLLEPLTLEAVVAVVAIVFLVRPLAGLIGFLGFDRDPAERATIAFFGVRGIGSFYYLAYALNHAAFPDADRLWALVGAVVLVSIVVHGITATPAVRWLEARVEART
- a CDS encoding MoaD/ThiS family protein; translation: MRTDQATTGETRPATTADRDIETTTVTVRCTGHVRTAVGTHELEFTFEGDRLRDFLEDFFAEYDLEDMLIAETEADATHSGWAPVPDDLPGTWRKNPEGDQTRPYARVCVNGRFNEHLGGFETELDEDDRVALIYPFMFCC
- a CDS encoding CGCGG family putative rSAM-modified RiPP protein; amino-acid sequence: MTEDVSGVEPVTRGEHDASWSANLEGPEHAMDRDLIVEQAKDAIVATTAGYHVNLVTHGDHGHPETYLWDELEAAFDGLRLEYVDQCGCGGHVTRAHVLEE
- a CDS encoding DUF7577 domain-containing protein, which produces MRSRTTSIDDPVTCRHCGTENEHLYTYCRRCTGHLPARPDAEPAVRTERPPDRSRRPIPRQSAPAPAAPPTADPVPATSSSVR
- a CDS encoding TIGR04347 family pseudo-SAM/SPASM protein; this translates as MISISKLLCDLDAEGDGLRYDAADESKKPQITDEKQHRPVVVWNTTRRCNLYCSHCYAGAENQAATGEFSTAEAKTFIDQLADFGAPVLLFSGGEPLVREDLIELVSYAADRGVRPVLSSNGTLLTREKAMALKDAGLQYAGISVDGLPERNDRFRGEEGAFDAAVRGIENCLEVGLKTGLRYTITEANAPDLEGVVDLLAEKGLDRFCFYHLDYGGRGAEIVDADLSPAEKREAVKQVADLTLEYHDRGEEIETLLVGNYADAAYLVEYAREEFGEAKAQAVYDYLERNGGDPTGERIADVDYQGNVHLTQFWQGYSLGNVRDRPFGEIWTDESNPLLAALRNREERLNGKCADCQYKSICRGASRLRALATTGDLFAPDPQCYLTDEEVAGTGSAVGGAAGAGAD
- a CDS encoding Htur_1727 family rSAM-partnered candidate RiPP, yielding MVEKARRAPVDSDERGNPTPQWEVFVRNEAGDPMRHVGSVAAASATEAHEHAGRLFGWYAVDLWVCPAESVERFSTRGLAADAEERPDEEANDDDDDGSDEPRVYKETAGASEVNSL
- a CDS encoding TIGR04053 family radical SAM/SPASM domain-containing protein, which codes for MRPGNLDTSERPFVLIWELTQACGLACDHCRADAKPQRHPDELSTAEGKALLEDAAEFGDGQLVVLSGGDPLVRDDVPELIAHGDDLGLRMTITPSGTGSLTADRIEEMADAGLKRMAVSLDGASPEAHDAFRGEDGSFEETIRAVEDAREAGLPVQVNTTVCQQTVAELPAIRDLLTEIGAVMWSVFFLVPVGRGRVLEPIAPDRADAVMEWLHEVSDTEPFGVKTTEAPQYRRVAMQRRADEDEGGQSGGRPGPGDGIERRTGIVAGDGFAFVSHIGEVFPSGFLPESAGNVRDRPVTELYRDSELFRSLRDRDNLSGKCGACPYRHVCGGSRSRAFAHTGDPLASDPLCPFVPEGYDGPLPWDDTEGDARGVSTGD
- a CDS encoding acetyl-CoA carboxylase biotin carboxylase subunit → MFRKVLVANRGEIAVRVMRACEELNIGTVAVYSEADKDSGHVRYADEAYNVGPARAADSYLDHEGVIEAARKADADAIHPGYGFLAENAEFAGKVEDAEGITWIGPSSDAMESLGEKTKARTIMNEADVPIVPGTTDPVTEPAEVKEFGEKHGYPIAIKAEGGGGGRGMKVVWDESEVEDQLESAQREGEAYFDNDSVYLERYLEQPRHIEVQILADEHGNVRHLGERDCSLQRRHQKVIEEGPSAALSDELREKIGEAARRGVAAADYTNAGTVEFLVEEEDREAGELLGPDANFFFLEVNTRIQVEHTVTEQITGLDIVKRQIEVAAGEEIDFEQDEVDIDGHAMEFRINAENAANDFAPATGGTLETYDPPGGIGVRLDDALRQGDELVTDYDSMIAKLVVWGEDRDECIERSLRALREYEIEGIPTIIPFHRLMLTDEEFVRSTHTTKYLDEELDESRIEEAQEQWGGDTGSGGSEDDEESTEREFTVEVNGKRFEVELEEHGAPAIPTGDVEAGGGASRPEPAGGSGGDDGGAELEGDGETVDAEMQGTILDVEVEEGDEVAAGDVLVVLEAMKMENDIVASRGGTVTQIAVEEGESVDMGDTLVVLE